Proteins from a single region of Pyrus communis chromosome 6, drPyrComm1.1, whole genome shotgun sequence:
- the LOC137736001 gene encoding secreted RxLR effector protein 161-like, which yields MRDVPYASTIGSFMYAMICTMPDIVYTVSITSRYQSKPRSEHWAAVKTILNYLRRTKDMFHDYGGVTELRVEAYTYADFQYDVDDRSSNSEYVFTLDVGAVSWKSKKQDVFADSMMTLNMSL from the coding sequence atgCGTGATGTTCCTTATGCTTCCACTATAGGAAGTTTTATGTATGCCATGATATGCACAATGCCTGATATTGTATATACGGTGAGCATTACTAGTCGATATCAATCTAAGCCAAGATCAGAACACTGGGCAGCTGTCAAGACGATCCTTAATTACTTAAGAAGAACTAAGGACATGTTCCACGATTATGGAGGAGTGACAGAGTTACGAGTGGAAGCTTATACATACGCAGATTTCCAATATGACGTTGATGATAGAAGTTCCAACTCCGAATATGTGTTCACTCTAGATGTTGGGGCTGTTagctggaaaagcaagaaacaagatGTATTTGCTGATTCCATGATGACGCTAAATATGTCACTATAG
- the LOC137736000 gene encoding uncharacterized mitochondrial protein AtMg00810-like produces the protein MNTVRVLLSVATNNAWSLLQMDVKNTFLHGELEEEVYMKLPQGDNMSKINVFKQYLNNKFPIKDLGNLKYFLGIEMTHSHKGFFLNQQKYVIDILHEANMIDCKPARTPLDSNLKLKTYRDVIPNIRYYQKMVGKLIYLTITYPDISHAISLVSQFMHSSTVDHLKIVHRALHYLKGSVGRGIIMRNISHTCISGYIDANWAGNSLDRKSTTGFCIFVGGNLVSWKSKKQSVVARSSTVAEYRVMASTACELIGSNTFCWT, from the exons ATGAACACTGTTAGGGTGTTGTTGTCAGTTGCTACCAACAATGCATGGTCTCTCcttcaaatggatgttaaaaatacATTTCTGCATggtgaacttgaagaagaggttTACATGAAGCTTCCCCAAG GTGATAATATGTCAAAGATCAATGTTTTTAAACAGTATCTCAACAACAAGTTTCCAATCAAAGATCTTGGCAATCTAAAATATTTTCTGGGAATCGAGATGACACACTCTCATAAAGGCTTCTTTCTCAACCAACAGAAGTATGTTATTGACATCCTTCACGAAGCAAATATGATAGATTGCAAGCCTGCTCGCACTCCCTTGGATAGCAACTTGAAGCTGAAAACTTATCGTGATGTCATTCCAAACATACGTTACTATCAAAAGATGGTTGGCAAACTCATTTATCTGACTATCACGTATCCTGATATATCACATGCTATCAGTCTTGTTAGCCAGTTTATGCACTCTTCAACCGTGGATCACTTGAAGATTGTTCACCGTGCGCTTCATTACCTCAAGGGTTCTGTTGGTAGAGGAATTATTATGCGCAACATTAGTCACACTTGCATTTCTGGTTATATAGATGCTAACTGGGCGGGCAATTCTCTCGATCGTAAGTCTACCACAGGTTTTTGTATCTTTGTAGGAGGCAATCTAGTttcctggaaaagcaagaaacaaagtgttgttGCACGTTCCAGCACCGTGGCAGAATATCGTGTTATGGCGTCCACTGCGTGTGAACTAATTGGCTCCAACACCTTCTGTTGGACTTAG
- the LOC137736633 gene encoding PTI1-like tyrosine-protein kinase At3g15890, with translation MGSSLSACCSSEKVDEERATREVGGRGHTSWRIFSYKELHTATNGFSDDNLLGEGGFGSVYWGKTNDGLQIAVKKLKAMNSKAEMEFAVEVEVLGRVRHKNLLGLRGYYAGADQRLIVYDYMPNLSLLSHLHGQFASEVQLDWKRRMKVAIGSAEGLLYLHHEVTPHIIHRDIKASNVLLDSDFEPLVADFGFAKLIPEGVSHMTTRVKGTLGYLAPEYAMWGKVSESCDVYSFGILLLELVTGRKPIEKLPGGVKRTITEWAEPLITKGRLKELADPKLIGDFDEGQLKRAINVAALCVKSEPEKRPKMKEVVDLLKGYEAQAKMTPLRIESVRYKEELLALDQATDDDEDGGADESTNGYGVFSAIEVQKMQDPYTERRMAKYV, from the exons ATGGGATCATCCTTGAGTGCTTGCTGTAGCTCAGAGAAGGTAGATGAAGAAAG GGCTACTCGTGAAGTTGGTGGAAGAGGTCACACATCATGGAGAATATTTTCGTACAAGGAGTTGCATACAGCTACCAATGGGTTTAGTGATGACAATTTACTTGGAGAAGGAGGGTTTGGAAGTGTTTATTGGGGAAAGACCAATGATGGTCTACAG aTTGCTGTGAAGAAGTTGAAAGCAATGAATTCAAAAGCTGAAATGGAATTTGCAGTTGAGGTTGAAGTTCTTGGAAGGGTTAGGCACAAGAATTTGTTGGGACTTAGGGGATATTATGCTGGTGCTGATCAACGCCTTATTGTGTATGATTACATGCCAAATCTTAGTTTACTTTCTCACTTGCATGGCCAGTTTGCAAGTGAAGTTCAGCTGGACTGGAAAAGGAGAATGAAGGTTGCTATTGGCTCCGCAGAAGGCCTCCT GTACTTGCACCATGAGGTGACACCCCACATCATTCATAGAGATATAAAGGCTAGCAATGTGCTATTAGATTCAGATTTCGAACCACTCGTTGCAGATTTTGGGTTTGCCAAGCTAATCCCCGAAGGTGTGAGCCACATGACTACTCGAGTCAAGGGCACTTTGGGTTACTTAGCTCCTGAATATGCTATGTGGGGAAAAGTTTCAGAGAGCTGTGATGTTTACAGTTTTGGTATTCTTCTTTTAGAGCTCGTAACTGGAAGAAAACCCATCGAAAAACTCCCTGGCGGAGTTAAGAGGACGATCACCGAGTGGGCGGAGCCACTTATAACCAAAGGCAGACTTAAGGAACTTGCTGACCCAAAACTCATAGGAGATTTTGATGAAGGTCAACTGAAGCGAGCTATCAATGTTGCTGCACTTTGTGTGAAAAGTGAGCCTGAGAAAAGGCCCAAGATGAAGGAAGTGGTTGATCTTTTAAAAGGGTATGAGGCTCAAGCCAAGATGACACCACTGAGAATTGAAAGTGTGAGATACAAGGAGGAGCTTCTGGCCCTCGACCAAGCTACCGACGACGATGAAGATGGAGGAGCAGACGAAAGTACTAACGGGTATGGAGTTTTTAGTGCTATAGAGGTGCAGAAAATGCAGGATCCTTACACGGAGAGGAGAATGGCCAAATATGTGTGA